One Takifugu flavidus isolate HTHZ2018 chromosome 3, ASM371156v2, whole genome shotgun sequence genomic window, GCGCGCACGTTGTTTTTAACGGTCATTCGAGCCTGCTCGGGGACCCCCGCGGGGGTCTTTTTACAAGATGGTTTCAGTCTTCACTCGCACGTACCGAGTTTCACTATCCCTTTCGCCTCCGCCtctattcacacacactcacacacactcggagGCAGACATATGCTCTGTTCTCAAGGCCCAGTTGTATTTATCCTGCCTTGTGACCCGATCAGTCTTTAAGATCCTCAAAGGCTCAGTTGTGtggactctcacacacacacacacacacacacagggacctGTAAACAGTTACTAACCCCCTCAGTGCCCACGGGCCTTCTCCCCGCAGCCCCTTTCACGGTTAATTTGGTGCTCAATAGGTTAAGAGGAAAAGCAGACTTCAAATAAGCGCATGCTAAATCGCGCCCAAACGGGGCGAGTCATGCGGCCGTCCGGGGACGGAGATCAGCGGCGTCATTGTGTTTCCCAGACAAGTCTGACTTCAGAGGTTTAATGGGTCGCTAGAAAGAATCGGAGTGGAGCCACAAGCGAGCCCGACGAGGCGACTTTTTGGTGGTTAGCTTCGCCGTAGCTAACGGGCTAATCGTATGGTAACATTTCCGCTCTTTCCTTCCAGGATCTGGGCTTTCCTGGTGATGACCTCACTGTTGTTCCCTGCCAACACAATGAAGgacctctcttcctcctcgccTCTCAGCTCCCTGCTCCATTTCCCACCCTCCAAGACCTCCGTGGTTCCCTTCTCCCCGTCCGCCGGCGCCGTCTCCTCGCCGTCAGGGTCCCCCCTCTCCAAACCTCAGCCCTTCTGCCTGCAGACGGGGCCGCACCTCATCGCCAGCatgcagctgcagaagctgaacTCCCACTACCAGAATCTTGCCGGCGCCTCTGCCGGACACCCGCCGCCCGGCGGCGCTCAGCGGGGCTTCGGGACCTCGCCGATGACCAGCGGTAACCAGCTCCTGGGGGCGGCCGGAGGCCTGGGCGGAGCCGGGATGAACGTGGGCATCAGCGTGGGGGGCCAGGCTTCAGGGGCAGGTGGGATTATTGACTTTGAACCCGTGGATGAGGAGGTTCTCATGTCGTTGGTGGTGGAACTGGGTTTGGATCGGGCCAACGAGCTGCCCGAGCTCTGGCTGGGCCAGAACGAATTTGACTTCATGTCAGACGTGCCGGCCGGATGCTGACGTCAAATCAGATCCGTCGACTTTGCGGAAATAATCAAAGAGGAGACGgaagtttgtttttcctccgaCAGATTGatgtaaaaagaagaaaacgttGATTTTTGCTTCTCGCTGGAGTCTTTAGTTCCTTTCgatcattttttctttttttttttggatcccTTCTGGGATGGCGAGACCCGACCTGAGGAGACGCTCCTCCATCTCGCTGCTGCCCGGCGAAGAGCAGGTTTTTGAGGCCCTTCTGCCTCCGGAGGAACGCCAACACGAAGGAACGTAATGGGAGATCTGCGAGGGATGACAAACAGAGCGCTTCCTGTTTTCTTAATGGACAATATTGGACTCTGGTCTCACGGGAAAGAGgcgtctgccccccccaacaaagAGAGAACTGTTATCTCAGCGTGCCTCCGCTGTTCTCTCCCCGCCGTCCTTAAATGAAGTCCCAACGTTGGTATTCTTAGAACATGTTATTTAAGACAGTGGCTGATTTCCATCACGGCCGGTGGACAACGGGGTCTTTTGTGGCGCGGCTGTGTAATCGGTTCTACTTTCCTGGACCTAATGAATTAGATCAAGTGATGGGGGATCATCTGGAGCATGGGACCGAGGTGGAGTAAATAgtccgggggggtggggggggctctgcagcagcttctgctccagaTCTTTTGGGTTATACAAGTCGGCGTCTTGTTATCTGGCGCACCGTGCGACGCCGCCGAACGGCCAGAGACGCGTGGAGCCCAATCGGGTTTTAATGAAGGAGTTCTGCCACAGGATGTCTTTTGTACCAGGGATTTGCCAGGGTTGTTTCCCTCCCAGCGGCGGGGCCAAAGAAAGCCTCCTCATCGTCTCTGAATCCGGCAGACAGACGCcgattcttcttctcctcctccgtctggcCACAGAAGTGGGTCAGAACTGCATTCCTCAGGTGGAGGGCGGCCTGGTGTTTGTTGCCATCTGCTCCACATTGTTGTCAGGTCCCCCCGTTTTTCTGCGTTCCTGGGTGAGCTCGGTCACTTcatgacaaaaaaacatggGGCATTCTGCACGTCTCACAATCAATTTAAATGTAGATTTAGCATCCGGTTACGTCAAAACTGGGTAAAACGACCAGATTTCCTGCACCAGGAGGACGGTCTCCGGGCCAGGCGTGAGCCAGCCAGGGGACTGTTTGTGGGTTAAAAACACATCCCTGGAACTTAATGTCAGCAGTGTAGTTCCACCAGCGTCCCAGGAGAAATGTTTCAGGAGTGGAAAAGGACAGGGTGGAAACCTGCAAAATCTGCCTAGCGACACCTCACAGATTGCCCTAATCTACACTCGGACCGACTCTTCCTGCTTGGAAACCTTTGCAGCCTGACCGTGGAAGAGGATTTGCAGTTTCCACGCGCAGGCGTCGCCTCTGAGCTTCAGAGCCGTGAAAAATGTTCTACACTGAtttatgcctttttaaaaataagacaaaaaattTGCCTTCTTTACTTCAAAACttaaaattcttatttttttcttttttatggtGAAATTAATACTATTTTCAGATAACATATTTTCCTTGTTCAGCACTTTTGCTCACCGACTGTATctatataaatatgtaaatgactGAAAACATTGAAGgggaaaaatgtattttttgttgtcATGGGGACATTGACGGTAAATAAAGACAGTGAAAACTGAACTCGAGTGAATGTTTCAGTCATGCACACTTGTATtatgatttaattattttttttttaaagaataatcTCTTAAACATCGAATGATtgtacttacgaaattaattggttccagaagttgtttcataacctgaaaattacgtaagtagagacgcgctttccatgtaaatgccctaatccgttccaagcccccaaaaatccggacttttttttttttttaaataaatcataaaaatgcatcaaaacatgtaacaaatacatgttacaattagattaccgcacaataaatgtaggaattcagtgcaaggcttctccaggaacaaaattaactttattacaggctaatcttacattagccgtcattactagcaacgttaacacttgtggtaacaccgccatctaatgtaCAAAcgtacgaacacccacaataaataaaacgaaggcgacgctgggatacacacaaacgtACATATTgaccctcctagccaatgggatgacaggaaaatgctaggcgataACCAATGGCAGAgtagctacaagcaagtttgtgttcgctaaactccgcaagctgcgagtagcagcggtagcgtattttcgTAACCTGAAATTTCCtgcgtaacaagaggaaatattttcccttgagacgcttcgtaacctgaaaaattccCTGAAAAATTAGAGGTCCGCTGTATAATCTTGATGTACGAAAATTAATCCAATGCCGCCATCTGCCGGCAGATTGTTGCAATTACAAATTATGTGGATTTAATTTCAGGTTTgtcatttttacattatttataatttttatttaattacttAGATTGATTACGACAGATCTATTAATAAACcaattaaaataattgaatttctttaaaaaaatgttctaACCGAAACAAGTAGGGCTCGATGCACACCTTTCACTACTTAATCATCTGAATTGGGGCTTGCGAGTAAATCGAATCAGTGCATTTTAGTCAATCATTTATAGGATGAATATATGGCTCAAATGGACCTTATTGTTAAAGGCTTAAAGTTTGGATttaaaatatgacatttttgcaacatcaaatcaaacatttttttaGTTGTACCTGTACGTGGGACGTTGTTGTGCTGCTGCCGCCTAGTGGCCATATGTATTATGGCGTATGTTTAaacaataaagcaaaaatacgcaacaaaacaaaataaaaaaccctgGAAACTCTTGTTGGTGTTTAACATTGAGCTCAGCTCAGTTCAACTCTTGTGTTACACGAGAAAAACATTTGGCATATGACAATACAAATAACGACACTGCTCGtgcacaaacacattaaaaacaccacagactgtccccagcgagttcagaactgaaccCTTCTGGATAGacggcgaaatgtcttcaaaagagaagaaaacagtccagctgacacagaaaactaccttggaccaCAGACTTGCAATTCCAGGGACGTAAAAGGAATTCAGGTGCATCCTGGGGCTGATATGAGATCCCCAGGAGGGTGGGGATGGCCTCGGGGGGAGAGGACAGTTGGTATCATTTCTCAGAGGAAGTTGAGGCCTCCAGCAAGTTTTATCTCTAGATGTGTAAACAGGTCTAAGCTCTGGGTTACACTGGCATTTCCTGAAGGACAGACTGAGACAACAGACAAGAGAGCTTTGTGTCTGCAAACATGATCTGGCCTACATGAATACTTATTTACTTTTATGGATTTTGGTCTTTTAATTGGCGTTCCTAATTTCCAATCTTGACTTATTAAATTATATTATTCCATGAGGAAAAACCTAGTAACTTGTTGCATCTTTAAAACTGACTGGGGGGATCTACTCTTCTTAAACTAGCTAGAATAAAATGTGGTTTCATTTCAGTTgaatatttatacatataatGGCCAGGAACTGTTTAAGGAACATAATTCAGGACATTTACACAGTGTAATAATTTATGGAGTCATACTTCCCACTACTTATTTACTAACTCGTGTTTGAGACCAAGAAATGGcagagaaataaatgaataaaaagttcGCTTTTCTTATGTCCCTCCCCGCATGCCGTAGTCCTGCTTATCATTCCATACCGGAAGCGGGGAGGTCCTTTCCCCCGCAGACTCCAACATGGTGAGCTTGTTTCCCTCACGATTCCATTCTGAAGTCATCAATAAACATCACCTTTATGCGTGGTTATATTGAATAACTACTTAACCTGACGAGTAATTCCTCTTCTAATTGAACATTTTATGTGTATATTGAATATTACGGCAGCGATGCGCGATGTTTATCTACCACTTGAATTTGGTGCACTCGCTTCAAAATCTGTCGCTCACCGCTTGCTTGCTAATGCCTCTAGCGCCGCTAATGCAGTTAGGAGTCGGGTGTTTGCATTTGACCCGACCGATTTGATCTCTCTGGTTCTGAGATAATCTTGGAAgtattttaaaactatttaagGGTTTACTTTGAGGCGCTGACAGTTGTGGTTAGGCCGCGGCCGGCTGTGCTCGATCCTACGACGAGCTAGCATGCTATGCTAACGTGGTGGAGCGAATATGCTCCGTTAGAATCCCGGCACATTTCGTTTCGAAAATGCGCATTATTGGCGGACTGACGGTTTCCCCAGACGTTTACCGGGTTTGTTCTCTCCCATTCAGGCAAGAGGACCGAAGAAGCACCTGAAGCGCGTCGCAGCGCCGAAGCACTGGATGCTTGACAAGCTCACCGGAGTGTTCGTAAGTAGCACGTTTATTTCCTCACGTTAGTCCGGGATCTTAAAGGTGGCGAGGTGTTTCAGATAGGCTCGAGGTGGCTCATCTAAAGCTACTTCAGAAACAGCTGGATCGAGACGTATATATGAGTCGTCTGGTAAATGATGATCAGGTCGTCTGTTTCTGGAACCACGACATCCCCTCTGGTCCTTTCAGGCTCCCCGTCCTTCCACCGGTCCCCACAAGCTGAGGGAGTGCCTGCCCCTCATCATTTTCCTGAGGAACCGCCTCAAGTACGCCCTGACTGGGGATGAGGTGAAGAAGATCTGCATGCAGAGATTCATCAAGATCGATGGCAAGGTCCGCACCGATATCACCTACCCCACTGGATTCATGGGTGAGTGGGCCCCCGGAGAGGCGGGGACCGGGTGGATCAAGCGCAAATGTATTTGACGTGGTTTAATCACCGCAGAACCGATGTTCAGTGAAACCCACTTTTGTAAATGAGACGTGAGGAACAAAACATGTTGATCATTTACATTAATGCCAGGCTGCTGGCTTTACTGGCGGGCGCCCCAGTTCTTCATGTTTAACTGCTGCTTTGTTAAGATGGTTTTGTGTTGGACTTGTTGACCCTGGCAGGTGGTGCTGTCACCTGGTTTTTAAACCCACCGGGTTTGTTCTGCGTTGACTGTCCGAGTGTGTGCTAAAGTCTGCTAAAGGTTGAAAACGGACGCTTTTTGATCCAAATTAATGTTCTGCCCGCTCCGGGACGTCACACAGTGGTGAGCTGTCCTTGGGTCAGTTTCCCCTCCAGAAGCTTCTTGTCATTGTTCGACAAATCCAGACTCGGAGGGATTTTATGTGCTCGGAACCCAATCGTTCCAAAATGGGCCGGAATGGCAGCGCGCACCGGCTTGGAGTTGTATCATTTCCATTGTTGTAAATAAAAGGAGCTTCCTCTTCCCCCAGATGTGATCAGCATCGATAAAACCGGCGAGCACTTCCGTCTGATCTACGACGTGAAGGGGCGCTTCACCGTGCACCGCATCACAGCTGAGGAGGCCAAGGTGGGGGCACTGGTGCACCTGCGGATGAGTTCGCTCCTCGCCCCAACAGAACCTGGCCATATCTGTAAAACTGAGATTTAATTGCTCCTTGTTTTTACGCAGTACAAGCTGTGCAAAGTCAAGAAGATCCTCATCGGCACCAAAGGAATCCCCCACCTGGTGACCCACGACGCCCGCACCATCCGCTACCCAGACCCCCTCATCAAGGTCAACGACACCGTCC contains:
- the rps4x gene encoding 40S ribosomal protein S4, X isoform isoform X2, with amino-acid sequence MARGPKKHLKRVAAPKHWMLDKLTGVFAPRPSTGPHKLRECLPLIIFLRNRLKYALTGDEVKKICMQRFIKIDGKVRTDITYPTGFMDVISIDKTGEHFRLIYDVKGRFTVHRITAEEAKYKLCKVKKILIGTKGIPHLVTHDARTIRYPDPLIKVNDTVRIDLDTGKITDFIKFDTSNMCMVTGGANLGRIGVITNRERHPGSFDVVHVKDSTGNSFATRLSNIFVIGKGNKPWVSLPRGKGIRLTIAEERDKRLAAKQASG
- the rps4x gene encoding 40S ribosomal protein S4, X isoform isoform X1; the encoded protein is MARGPKKHLKRVAAPKHWMLDKLTGVFAPRPSTGPHKLRECLPLIIFLRNRLKYALTGDEVKKICMQRFIKIDGKVRTDITYPTGFMDVISIDKTGEHFRLIYDVKGRFTVHRITAEEAKYKLCKVKKILIGTKGIPHLVTHDARTIRYPDPLIKVNDTVRIDLDTGKITDFIKFDTSNMCMVTGGANLGRIGVITNRERHPGSFDVVHVKDSTGNSFATRLSNIFVIGKGNKPWVSLPRGKGIRLTIAEERDKRLAAKQASG